GCCGACATGCAACTCCTGATTCACTTGACGGGAAGCTATTTGTGGGTGGGTTCGGTATCGACACTGCCTGTCGGGTGCTTGGCCACCGGAGGTCGATGCGCCGGCCCAGGCGGCCCTCATTGCGCTGCTTGGTGACCGTGCCGGTGGGCGGGCTGTTCGGCCTGTGGCGCCGACGTGGCCCTTCGGCGCCCGACAGGCGAGGGGTGGTGTCCGACGCGCAGTCGCTGGTGCGCCATGCCCGCAGCCGCTCAGCCGGCCGGCCGCTGTTCGATCTTGTTGCGCGGGCTGTGCGGCGGTGACGGCTTCGAACTGGAAAGCGCGCCGTTGTGCTCACCCTGGACCATGCCGCCACCGCCGCGTGCCGCTCGAGTCAGCCGATAGGCAGACAGAAGGTGTTCTCGGCCGAGCCAAGGGGGATGGGAATGCACAATTCCACCGAGCCCGCGACGGGGGCGGCCGCGGACGCATCCGCTGCGGCCGTGCCGACACCGAGGGCGGTGGCCGATAGTGCGAATGCGGCCACGGCGAGCGGGCGGATAATCCTCGAGTTCATACAGACATCCTCAGTCGTGTTCATGGGGAATTCCCGGGTTCGGGACGGAACGATCAGATCACGAACTCGAAGGTCCTTGCACGGCTTTTTCCAGAGTTTGGATTTCTAGATCAACTCGATACGGAGTCGTCGTAGATCATCACAGTAACCAGTGGCATCAACACTAACTGTGACCCGAATGCACACGATAGTTCTGCTCATTGCCTGTGGCATTTCGTCGCCCGGCATCGGATACGCCGACGTCGACCATGAGTGCCTGCCGTGCTGCACCCGTGCCCTGCGCTGTCGGTAACCTCTGAGCAGTGGCGTGTCCGCCGTTTCAGGAAAACTCATTTCTGAAGCAAATTTCCCGGTGGGCGCTGTGAAGCCGAGTAAGACGCTGCCCCCCGGAATAGTGCCGGTCACAAACATTCGTTCGTCCTGTTTTTCGCTTCGCCATTGCCAGTACGTTGAGATCGGAAACCCCCCATGCCGGAGAGGCTGCCGGACGCTGATATCTCGGAACCGTCGTCGTTCCGCGGCTGCTTTCGATGCCTGGAGAATATGTTCGACCGACCGGACCGGCCTGTTGGCCTGGTGAAGGAGAAATATGTCCACCGACACCGATGCGACCCGTGTTTCGGCCGCTCCACCGGGGAGCCTCTGGTCCGATCGGCTTTCGTCGATCTCCCGCCATGATCTGCCCGCCTCGATCGTGGTGTTCCTTGTCGCCCTGCCGCTGTCGCTGGGCATTGCCATCGCCTCGGACGCCCCGATTGCCGCCGGCCTGATCGCGGCCGCTGTGGGCGGCATCGTGGTCGGCTTCCTCGGTGGGAGCCCGCTACAGGTCAGCGGGCCTGCGGCCGGCCTCACCGTGGTGGTCGCCGAGATCATCCACCAGTTCGGCTGGAAGACAACCTGTTTCATTACGGCAGCGGCTGGCCTCTTGCAGATCGTGTTCGGTTTGAGCCGGATCGCGCGCGCCGCGCTGGCGATAGCGCCGGTCGTCGTGCATGCCATGCTCGCCGGTATCGGTGTCACCATCGCGCTGCAGCAGGTGCACGTGCTGCTGGGCGGGGCGTCGCGCAGCTCGGCCTCCGAGAACATCACCGAACTCCCCGGCCAGCTGCTGAACGCGCACGGTGACGATTTCGTCATCGGCGTGATCGTCATCGGCATCATCGTCGCCTGGCGCCGGGTACCCGAGAAGGTTCGCCTGATCCCGGGCCCGTTGGTCGCGGTGCTGGTGGGTACGGCGCTGTCGCTGGCGCTACCTGGTGATCCGGACCGTATCAAGATCGACAGCTCCCTGTTCGACGCCATCGGCCTGCCCGCACTGCCCAGCGGCAACTGGGGCGGAGTAGCGCTGGCGGTGCTTACGATCGCCTTGATCGCCAGTGTGGAGAGTCTGCTGTCGGCGGTGGCCGTGGACAAGCTGCACACCGGCAAGCGCACCGACTTCGACCGCGAGCTGATGGCTCAGGGCACGGCCAACATGGCCTCCGGCATGCTCGGTGGACTTCCGGTCACGGGCGTGATCGTCCGCAGCTCCACCAACGTGGCCGCCGGTGCGCGCACCCAGTCCTCGGCGATTCTGCACGGCGTATGGATTTTGGTGTTCTCCCTCGCGCTCGTCGGCGTCGTGCAGCAGGTCCCGAAGTCCGCACTGGCCGGGTTGCTCATCGTGGTGGGCGTCCAGCTGGTGAAGCTGGCCCACATCCAGCTCGCCCATCGCACCGGCGACCTGGCGGTATACGCGGTGACCATGGTCAGCGTGGTGTTCCTGAACCTGCTCGAGGGCGTGCTGATCGGCTTGGCTATGGCGTTCGCGATGCTGCTGTGGCGAGTGGTGAAGGTATCGATGCAGGTCACACCGGTGCCAGGCACCGACCGCTGGATCGTCCGCGTCGAGGGCACGTGCACGTTCCTGGCATTGCCGAAGCTGACCAAGAAACTGGCCATGGTGCCGACCGGCGCCGACGTACTGGTCGAGCTGACCGTCGACTTCCTCGACCACGCCGGCTACGAGGCCATCCACGACTGGACTCGCCAGCACGAAAGTACAGGTGGCGCTGTGGAATTCGTCGAGATCGGCACCGCGCGCATGGAACATGCCATGACCGGACCACCCCGGCGCGGCCGGGCACGCGGCATGCTCGACGAGGTACTCGGCCCGTGGCGCGAGCGCAGTGGCGACGCGGTCGCAGCGGGCGTGGTCGCCTACCATCGCAGCCACGCCCACGTGATCCGGCCGCACCTGGATCAGCTGCGTGACCGGCAAGATCCGCACTCGCTGTTTCTCACCTGCGCCGACTCGCGCATCGTGCCCAATGTGATCACCAATAGCGGTCCTGGTGACCTCTTCACCGTCCGCAATGTCGGCAACCTCCACCCCGCCGACGGATCGGACGCCTCGATCGAGGCGGCCCTGTCCTTCGCGGTGGACCACCTGAAGGTGCGCGACGTGGTGGTGTGCGGCCATTCCTCCTGCGGCGCCATGCAGGCCCTGCTGACCGGCGCCTCCACCGGACCGGGACTGGACAACTGGCTCGCCCATGCCCGCCCGAGCCTGGATGCCTACCGTGCGGGGCACCCGGTGCGGGCGTCCGCGGCGGCCGCGGGTTATGACGAGACCGCCCAGTTGAGCATGGTCAATGTCGCCGTTCAGCTCGAGATTCTGCAACGCCACCCGGTGGTCCGTCAGGCCGCCGCTGCCCGCGGCCTGACGGTATCGGGCCTGTTCTTCGACATCTCCACCGCCTGCATGCTCGAGATCACCACCGACGGCGTCAACGAATTCACTGACCGGGTCGCCGAACCGGTCATGGTGACCGGTCGGGGGCGAGTTCGCCGGTCCGCCCGATGAACTCGTGCCCCATAGCGATGGCAACACCATCGCGACTACACGTCGACCGCCGAATCGCGGTGCACGCCGCTGCAAAGAGTGAATCCAACCGCTACGGCGGTGCTCCGGCCAACGCGCCCGGTCGGATCTGCTTCGGTAATCGCATCGCTTTCGCGGTTTCCTGGCGGTGCCCTTCGGAGTCCGGGCTGAACTGCTATGCGTGACCATCTCCCCACTGCCCCCGCCGGTGTGACACACCACGAGCGCGTGGCACCGCCCGTCGCCGTCTGTCGGCCGAAAACATCGGCGAAGGTGGGTCGAGAAGCGGATCAACGTCTCCGGAGTTGGATGATGGCCTGGTCAGCGGTGGGAAGGAGGTCGCGACAGTCGCCTGGCTCGCCACCGTGCTGTTGCCCGTCCGATCTCGGTTGCTGGGGGCTCGCCGTAGAGCCATTCACGGGCCAGTCGATGCCAATTGTTGGTCGCGACGAGCTGACCGAGGGCGGCGAAGGTGAACAACTCCGCACGCTTGGAGAACACGTGCTCAGCCGGAAGCAGCTGATGCCGCATACCACGGAATTCGTCCGCTCTCGGATCGACGGCGAGCACCACTGCCGCGGTGGCGAGTTCGGGGGTGATCGTGATCTCCTCGTCGAGCAACTGCCAACCCGAGGCTGCCCACACGTACTCCAGGCATTCCTGCGGTGTGACGTCCGCGTCCGGGTCGATGATGCCGCGGCCGACCCACGCCTGGTACAGATCCTCGGCCCGGTGTTCCCCGGCTGCGAGCAGGGACGCGCGCTCGAACTCGACGTCCGCGGGGTTCATCCGGGAATAGAGCCCGAAATCCACGAAGGCGAGGCGACCGCCCCCGTCCAGAAGGATATTGCCGGGATGTGGGTCGCCGCAGAACTCGTAGTCGGAGAACAGCGAACCGATGTAGAAGCGGTAGATCAGCTCACCGATCCGGGCTCGGTCGGCGCCAGGCAGCGCCCGAATCTCTTGGAAGGGCCTTCCTTCGACGAACTCTGTCACAAGAACGTGGTGCGTGCAGTGTTCTCCGACGCTGTCGGGCACGGTGATGAACGGATGTTCGTGGAAGCGCGAGGCGACTTCGTGCTGCGTCCGCGCTTCGCGCAGGTAGTCGAGCTCACCCCCGACGTTGCGTGCGATCTCGTCCAGCACGGCGGCGTCGGCCGCGCTCGGCAGCACGGATCTGCACAGCTTGGCGAACAACTGCAAGTTACGCATGTCGGCCCGGACGGCCTCGTCCACACCGGGGTATTTCACCTTCACCGCGACCATGCGCCCGTCACGCAATCTCGCCCGATACACCTGGCCGATCGAGGCTGCGGCCACCGGCGTCTCCTCGAAATCGGCGAACACTCGCGCCACCGGTCCGAGATCGGCCTCGATGACCCTCCGCATCGCACTGAACGGAACCTCCGGTGCGCGATCTCGAAGTTCGGCCAGCTTCACCCGAAACAGTTCACGGTGGGACTCGGGAACGAGGTCGACATCGAGAACCGACAGCATCTGGCCCAGCTTCATCGCCGCGCCCTTCATGCCGCCGAGTACTGTGACCATTTGCTGCGCGGCTTGCAGAGCGGACCGCTCGGCGAGTATCTGCCGAGCTTGGTCCGGCCGGCCGATCATAGCCAACCGCGTCCCGACTCCACGCGCAGCTTGCCCGGCGACGAGTCGGCCCAGCCGAGTGCCCCGCACCAGTCGACCTCTGGGCAGCTGACCGCCCGCCATCAGCACCTCCGTGGGCTGGCCCATGACCTGCATCGCGTACCGCTGGTGTCGGCTGTTCCCCAACGTCGGCCGTCGATTCAACGGTCTAACAACTTACAACAAGCGGCAGTGATAAACGACAGCCGAAGTTAAAGTGAGCAAAGCTCATTTTCAGCGCGAAGACAGGGAAGTGTGATGCCGCGCAAGGCCGCCCGACAGCGACGTCGTCCGACTCAGCGGCGCGCGAAGGAAACGAGGGAGCGGATACTCGATACCGCAGCGCAGTTGTTCGGCGAGTGTGGAATCGCTGCAACCTCGACGAACCGGATCGCGGCGGAGGCCGGGTTGAGCATCGGCACGGTCTATCGGTACTTCCCCGATCGGACCGCGATCGTCGATGAGCTGCTCGAGCGCCTTCTCGAAATCGCGGAGCGGCGCTTCACGCACTGGGTGTCCGACTTGTCGCAGCGCCCGATTACCCAACTGGACCCCTCGGTTCCGAAGGTATCCACCGAGATGTTGGATCAGTTAGCCCAGGAGTTGGTCGCCAATGCGCATCTCGTACGCGCGCTGGGCGGCGAAGTCCAATCCCATGGCAGCCGCATTCCCGAGTTCGAACTACGTCTGCGTCCGCTGGTCAAGGTGCTGTTGATCCAGCTCCTCGGTCCGGGAGACGATGACAAGTATGACGTGATGGCATACGTGCTGATCAATATCGGCTTCGCGGCGGTGCTGCGCACAACGGCCCGGGAGGTCGACGACCACAAACGCCGCGAGGCCATCGCGATGACCGCTCAGATGATCGGCGCATGGCTCGAAACCGAAGTACGGGCAGTTCGACTGACGTCGCGACCCTGAGCCCTGCTGCCAGGACTGTGTGCGTGTCCTGCGAGCAGCCCCAGGAGGGCGTGACGATCGGCCAGGAATCGTAGGTGGCCGGGTCGGCCAACTCGTCCGGCCGCACTCGCGGGTTCGGTGTGCAACCAGTTCGAGCGCCCCGTCTGCGCTGGTGGGGTGGCAACAGATCCGTCCAACGGCGTCCATTGCCAACCGCTCGATCTTCGATCTGATGGACGGTCTGGTCGGCACCGAATCGGTCGTTCCGCCCGGCCCGGACTGCGGCGACCGGCGTCCACGGCTGGATCCAGTGGCAGCAGGATTGCCCACTCCTGGCCGACGTTCGGTGCGCGCTCGACTTGTGAGCGTTTATGGCAAAAAGTGAGCAAACGTCTGACGTAATCGCCGCAGAATTTCTACGACTGCCGGGGCGAACGGTGCTGTGCCGCAGGTTACTGCCGTGATTCACCGGCGTCGAGAGGTGGGGCAAAGAAGAGTGGAAGGTGAGTTCGACATCCTCTTATCGTTGGACCGACCGATCATGGACCGCAGGTCGAATGCGTGCGGCGTGGGAGTTCTGCCGCGCGGCGGCCGAACGCACCATCGGCCAGTAGAGCCGCAGCAACTGGGCGGAAGGGAGTCGACGATGACAACCAACGGGGCACTTCGGAATGGATCGACCGTCTCGGGCGAACCCGTGGCGTTACCCGCACGGGGCGTGCAGGGGGTGTCTCGGCAGCTGGCCAGGTACTCCATCGACAATGTGTCGACCGCCGTGCTGCCCGGTGACGATATCGCCCGGGTCTGCCTCGAGCTTTCGGTCAGCATGCTGGACGGGCAGGATATTCCGGCGAAGACCGGTCGGCTGGCCGATGCGGCAACCGAGTGGGCCCGGGAGGGCGTGCCGATCGACACGATCCTGCATGCCATCCATGAAGGATTGAAGCTGGGCATGGATCTCGTCTTCTCGAACGGGGCGGTGAAGGACTACGCCAATCTGGTGGACGGCATGAAACTGGTTGTGGAGACGCTCGACATCATGAGCGCCACTGTCGCCCGCGCTTACGTCCGTGAATCCAAGGCGGCGGTGAGCGACCAC
Above is a genomic segment from Nocardia sputorum containing:
- a CDS encoding bifunctional SulP family inorganic anion transporter/carbonic anhydrase — its product is MSTDTDATRVSAAPPGSLWSDRLSSISRHDLPASIVVFLVALPLSLGIAIASDAPIAAGLIAAAVGGIVVGFLGGSPLQVSGPAAGLTVVVAEIIHQFGWKTTCFITAAAGLLQIVFGLSRIARAALAIAPVVVHAMLAGIGVTIALQQVHVLLGGASRSSASENITELPGQLLNAHGDDFVIGVIVIGIIVAWRRVPEKVRLIPGPLVAVLVGTALSLALPGDPDRIKIDSSLFDAIGLPALPSGNWGGVALAVLTIALIASVESLLSAVAVDKLHTGKRTDFDRELMAQGTANMASGMLGGLPVTGVIVRSSTNVAAGARTQSSAILHGVWILVFSLALVGVVQQVPKSALAGLLIVVGVQLVKLAHIQLAHRTGDLAVYAVTMVSVVFLNLLEGVLIGLAMAFAMLLWRVVKVSMQVTPVPGTDRWIVRVEGTCTFLALPKLTKKLAMVPTGADVLVELTVDFLDHAGYEAIHDWTRQHESTGGAVEFVEIGTARMEHAMTGPPRRGRARGMLDEVLGPWRERSGDAVAAGVVAYHRSHAHVIRPHLDQLRDRQDPHSLFLTCADSRIVPNVITNSGPGDLFTVRNVGNLHPADGSDASIEAALSFAVDHLKVRDVVVCGHSSCGAMQALLTGASTGPGLDNWLAHARPSLDAYRAGHPVRASAAAAGYDETAQLSMVNVAVQLEILQRHPVVRQAAAARGLTVSGLFFDISTACMLEITTDGVNEFTDRVAEPVMVTGRGRVRRSAR
- a CDS encoding ABC1 kinase family protein; the protein is MAGGQLPRGRLVRGTRLGRLVAGQAARGVGTRLAMIGRPDQARQILAERSALQAAQQMVTVLGGMKGAAMKLGQMLSVLDVDLVPESHRELFRVKLAELRDRAPEVPFSAMRRVIEADLGPVARVFADFEETPVAAASIGQVYRARLRDGRMVAVKVKYPGVDEAVRADMRNLQLFAKLCRSVLPSAADAAVLDEIARNVGGELDYLREARTQHEVASRFHEHPFITVPDSVGEHCTHHVLVTEFVEGRPFQEIRALPGADRARIGELIYRFYIGSLFSDYEFCGDPHPGNILLDGGGRLAFVDFGLYSRMNPADVEFERASLLAAGEHRAEDLYQAWVGRGIIDPDADVTPQECLEYVWAASGWQLLDEEITITPELATAAVVLAVDPRADEFRGMRHQLLPAEHVFSKRAELFTFAALGQLVATNNWHRLAREWLYGEPPATEIGRATARWRARRLSRPPSHR
- a CDS encoding TetR/AcrR family transcriptional regulator; translated protein: MPRKAARQRRRPTQRRAKETRERILDTAAQLFGECGIAATSTNRIAAEAGLSIGTVYRYFPDRTAIVDELLERLLEIAERRFTHWVSDLSQRPITQLDPSVPKVSTEMLDQLAQELVANAHLVRALGGEVQSHGSRIPEFELRLRPLVKVLLIQLLGPGDDDKYDVMAYVLINIGFAAVLRTTAREVDDHKRREAIAMTAQMIGAWLETEVRAVRLTSRP